In the genome of Pempheris klunzingeri isolate RE-2024b chromosome 3, fPemKlu1.hap1, whole genome shotgun sequence, one region contains:
- the LOC139222753 gene encoding CD209 antigen-like protein C: MESFPHSSACDLTAEIGDYQQFPNPGAEHAATERTPKPKLRHVRVVLLSFGLLCVLQGILNVALRLAVREPTDAGGTEQSCPQGWLMFGSSCYYISSQRRSWDASRQDCVQRDADLVVINSTQEQAFLTGFTMAAWVGMTDREEEGTWIWVDGTRVDKDRLQWARGQPDGAFGGEDCGDLRTMIDFIGLNDFMCSARNQWICEKTFW, translated from the exons ATGGAGTCGTTCCCTCACTCAAGTGCGTGTGATCTTACCGCTGAGATCGGGGACTATCAGCAGTTCCCCAACCCCGGAGCTGAGCACGCCGCCACAGAGAGGACGCCTAAACCGA AGCTGAGACATGTCCGTGTGGTTCTGCTGAGCTTCGGCCTGCTGTGTGTCCTTCAAGGGATCCTCAACGTGGCTCTGAGACTTGCTGTGAGGGAGCCCACTGATGCAG GTGGGACAGAGCAGAGCTGTCCGCAGGGCTGGTTGATGTTCGGCTCCAGCTGTTACTACATTTCCTCgcagaggaggagctgggaCGCCAGCCGGCAGGACTGCGTGCAGAGAGACGCTGACCTGGTCGTCATCAACAGCACTCAGGAACAG GCCTTCCTCACTGGATTCACCATGGCTGCGTGGGTTGGTATGACtgacagggaggaggaaggaaccTGGATCTGGGTGGACGGAACACGAGTGGACAAAGACAG GCTGCAGTGGGCCCGTGGGCAGCCTGATGGAGCGTTTGGAGGAGAAGACTGCGGCGACCTTCGCACAATGATTGATTTCATCGGCTTGAATGACTTCATGTGCAGCGCCAGAAACCAGTGGATCTGTGAGAAAACATTCTGGTAG
- the LOC139222741 gene encoding zinc finger protein 638-like, whose product MWADLPCRRNGATRRSDIAGMSRNCNIARVGRRKTPKKNKRRRKSGSFRCICASAQEAHNCTNKHTETIVSGQTQQQQLQRPTPPRCESLAVHTDSNSHLAPTLRLEPSATFSIGNTTRRTHFTFGPVAGAAAATALRLAQAQIALQQLATLATITVGNQCLNNNGFAAASPPNLALLSLLNRQWVSAVGLNLDTNCKTYRNTQLCHSAAMYHHSQQHGSQPFSNGPPHQPPPNQHQNRPPSDMLSQVMGFQFPRPTQLPDELESALAIRGARDMDHRLIDHVSRPNQHQNQSSGSGISQHGSYGSNPLTSDNQPAHQQGVDWSSYQPPTKLFASPPPSASHQSQRHQGPQQQTQGSHTGTSMPSWTAPVSDSPSPQTRHPHGGIGDGQGMYTPESAGSILASFGLSNEDLEVLSHYPDDQLTPDTLPFILRDIQINKASNQKTVASTSSSPFSRSIHDVPLPPSRSSPMARSRSPEVPSLLTVTQTAGKVIDYGHASRAKDESGTRETFKREQLSSERTIKMFPSSSSSSSSDPKPDKTERRQVRLEHNESSKHGDRDYRRTSSDHRKSNHSPLREFPPSSKSRNLDQDYRRDGPKPRPSSETRSEASSRRSVSSSSGSKPHSSSKKLPTPTMISDFSAVSPKVYPHTCSLCHIQCDQEKDWVEHINTVNHTAACRDLRNKYPDWKPNLPRRSGRYGSRALWDPKDRSPSHSLSRSLSCSPSPSPPPSKHRVGPDPHRPRGRPYSPHHHPRHQRYAVGSFRSGVKRPYDDSTKFSPDTSRHPSYFKAGHSSKHVPLQSFVRTVRTGTKPGTKTTKAGSAKAVDTCAKPPAAKKKRKTVTPASQDLSVADRLVYLTGIPKDASEQEVTDLVGSFGRINNVILLPCSEEGSENGEGQNASVCMVKAEDAQALANSSDLSIRDQPITASVAKKMEAEQSSDANNSKPATGQDKGAAEGETAGGEADQKTSDEKGMVLISGLPESGWSESDIITLVQPFGTPSDIILATHLGKVLVSVPHLEIAQEMVKVHTFTPMKMKDVELKMIHLKQCVGLSTPVALYNLLMGSGDLLESHVPVGWSSLLVISNVPSTPSGSSEVQKLVRRFGTVIKTLVLNSMVICEMATAAMALSVYKRFQTFPCIIQNNPLFFSRRPDPKANIPTKAITAYLDSPEDTPANGKGSQAAAAAAAPDKEEAADKESESPLVGMEKDGEGVGEKMKSTERIAGEDEGLGENGSKDLFVSDCVTASDAKPEGDLKTDISETSAVETAAGEKKDINPSKAENEKTLTSEETKLSSSEGKAASQETAMPALPKVTQEMVNALLVECRTRTSGHPNNTAASTNGEKGETQMDTTEQGEKATETKEAAKNPIEEEEAKRQERETRRERERKDRERRAWEKKERERDERARREREKREDERREWERKERERRLRKRGYGEGALGLRSSSRLEGYKQSCWRDEQSNNSDAETKTVKAEEEEEEEEALDEFPFNMSDFVTVDEVGDVTDLPCPPSPTPPTEGGEDTPTSVQNDAPGDTPVEVSTDTSMSDATAAVVKADEPISAESEPRTVPTPEASDSLVSSDVTPGLVPAPAASPSPASRSDSSPSQTHVPTCQPEAPETATLDSATLDSATEVEPPLQPAPLASAAPADSSSNSPATVVVTAESEEDKKKDTDVSHSQATEEEKVVVSDKTEEHEKKQEDKDTGAPAVVTGKHERSEDQTDTEDRSMNKKLTTESLTSTDPSLPPFNPSNPVGMEFLVPKTGFFCKVCNRFFSGTKEGEINHCKTLKHYENLQKYLQTKRMAIVAPKPDDSS is encoded by the exons ATGTGGGCCGACCTGCCATGTAGGAGGAACGGGGCCACAAGGAGAAGTGATATAGCGGGGATGAGCAGAAAT TGCAACATAGCGCGTGTCGGCCGCCgtaaaacaccaaagaagaACAAGAGGAGGCGGAAATCCGGTAGTTTCCGCTGTATCTGTGCGAGCGCCCAAGAGGCGCACAActgtacaaacaaacatacCGAAACAATTGTCAGCGGacagacacaacagcagcaactaCAAAGACCAACACCGCCTCGTTGTGAAAG CCTCGCtgtgcacacagacagtaaTTCGCACCTTGCTCCTACGCTTCGGCTGGAGCCCAGTGCAACGTTCTCCATCGGCAACACCACCAGAAGGACCCATTTCACATTTGGACCTGTGGCTGGTGCCGCTGCAGCGACCGCTCTCCGACTGGCTCAGGCCCAGATTGCTCTCCAGCAGCTTGCTACTCTAGCAACCATAACTGTTGGCAACCAGTGTCTTAACAACAACGGGTTTGCAGCAGCGTCACCTCCCAACCTCGCCCTCCTAAGTCTTCTCAATAGACAGTGGGTGTCAGCTGTTGGCTTGAACTTGGACACAAACTGCAAAAcctacagaaacacacaactgtGTCACTCTGCTGCCATGTACCACCACTCGCAGCAACACGGGTCACAGCCCTTCTCTAACGGGCCTCCTCACCAGCCACCTCCAAATCAACATCAGAATCGCCCTCCTTCTGATATGCTGTCACAGGTGATGGGTTTCCAGTTTCCTCGTCCCACCCAGCTCCCCGATGAACTAGAGTCTGCCCTGGCTATCCGGGGGGCCAGGGACATGGACCACCGCCTCATTGACCACGTGAGCCGACCAAACCAACACCAGAACCAAAGTTCAGGTTCTGGCATCAGTCAACACGGAAGCTACGGCTCTAACCCACTCACCTCTGATAATCAGCCTGCCCACCAGCAAGGAGTAGACTGGTCAAGCTACCAACCTCCAACTAAACTATTTGCCAGTCCTCCACCTAGTGCTAGCCACCAGTCTCAACGACACCAGGGGCCTCAACAGCAGACCCAGGGCAGTCACACCGGAACAAGCATGCCAAGCTGGACTGCCCCTGTAAGTGACTCACCATCACCCCAAACCCGACATCCCCACGGGGGTATTGGGGATGGTCAGGGTATGTACACACCAGAGAGTGCGGGAAGCATCTTGGCTAGCTTTGGGCTTTCAAATGAGGACTTGGAAGTTCTGAGTCACTACCCTGATGATCAGTTAACCCCCGATACTTTACCATTCATACTCCGTGACATCCAAATCAACAAGGCAAGCAACCAAAAAACGGTGGCTTCCACTTCCTCTTCCCCGTTCTCACGTAGCATCCATGACGTGCCGCTGCCTCCTTCCCGCTCTTCGCCAATGGCACGTTCACGCTCCCCAGAAGTGCCCAGCCTTCTTACTGTTACACAGACGGCAGGCAAAGTCATTGACTACGGTCATGCCAGTCGGGCCAAGGATGAGAGTGGTACCAGAGAGACTTTCAAAAGAGAGCAGCTCTCCAGTGAAAGGACAATTAAAATGTTCCCATCTTCCTCATCGTCCTCCTCATCAGATCCCAAACCGGATAAAACTGAAAGGCGGCAGGTTCGTTTGGAACACAATGAATCAAGTAAGCACGGAGACCGGGACTATCGAAGGACGAGCAGCGATCATCGCAAGAGCAATCATTCACCTCTGAGAGAATTTCCACCATCATCCAAATCTCGTAATCTAGACCAAGACTACAGGCGTGACGGGCCCAAACCTAGGCCCTCGTCTGAAACCAGGAGCGAGGCTTCCTCGAGACgctctgtctcctcttcatctggctcaaaaccacacagcagcagcaagaagTTACCTACCCCCACCATGATAAGCGATTTCTCAGCTGTGTCTCCAAAGGTGTATCCCCATACCTGCTCCCTGTGCCACATACAGTGTGATCAGGAAAAG GACTGGGTTGAGCACATTAATACTGTCAACCACACTGCCGCCTGCAGAGACCTGCGCAACAA gtACCCTGACTGGAAACCAAATCTACCACG TCGGAGTGGACGGTATGGCAGCAGGGCTCTGTGGGATCCCAAGGATCGCTCTCCATCCCATTCCCTGTCTCGATCCCTCTCTTGTTCTCCTTCCCCAAGTCCTCCTCCCAGCAAACACAGGGTCGGCCCCGATCCCCACAGGCCGCGCGGGAGACCTTACTCGCCTCACCATCACCCTCGTCACCAACGCTACGCAG TGGGTTCGTTTCGCAGTGGTGTGAAACGTCCGTATGATGATTCAACCAAGTTCTCCCCGGACACCAGCCGGCATCCTTCCTACTTCAAGGCAGGTCACAGCTCCAAACATGTACCGTTACAGTCCTTTGTCAGAACTGTCAGGACTGGGACGAAGCCTGGAACCAAGACTACTAAGGCAGGAAGTGCCAAGGCCGTCGACACA TGTGCCAAGCCTCCAGCAgccaagaagaagaggaaaacgGTGACTCCTGCCTCCCAGGACTTGTCTGTCGCAGACCGTCTTGTGTATCTGACAGGCATCCCCAAAGATGCATCAGAGCAGGAAGTTACCGACCTGGTCGGGTCCTTTGGCAGGATCAACAACGTGATCCTCTTGCCATGCTCAGAGGAAGGCAGTGAGAACGGTGAAGGACaaaat GCATCTGTTTGCATGGTGAAGGCTGAAGATGCACAGGCTCTGGCGAACTCCTCAGATCTGTCCATCAGAGACCAGCCAATCACTGCGTCAGTAGCCAAG AAAATGGAAGCGGAGCAGTCTTCTGATGCTAACAACAG CAAACCTGCAACAGGACAGGACAAAGGTGCTGCTGAGGGAGAGACTG CAGGCGGTGAGGCTGACCAGAAGACTTCTGATGAG AAGGGCATGGTGCTGATCTCTGGACTTCCTGAGAgtggctggtcagagagcgaCATCATCACGCTGGTCCAGCCTTTCGGTACTCCCTCTGACATCATCCTGGCAACACATCTGGGAAAG GTACTTGTATCAGTGCCACACTTAGAGATTGCTCAGGAGATGGTCAAAGTCCACACCTTTACGCCGATGAAGATGAAAGACGTTGAGCTGAAGATGATCCATCTCAAACAATGCGTCGGTCTCAGCACACCG GTGGCTCTCTACAATCTTCTGATGGGATCAGGGGACCTTTTG GAGAGTCACGTTCCAGTAGGCTGGAGCAGCCTGTTGGTGATCAGTAATGTTCCCAGCACACCGTCCGGCTCCTCTGAGGTCCAGAAACTGGTGCGCCGCTTTGGTACCGTCATCAAAACCTTAGTGCTCAACAGTATG GTCATTTGTGAGATGGCAACTGCAGCCATGGCCCTGTCTGTGTATAAACGCTTTCAGACATTTCCATGCATCATCCAGAACAACCCTCTATTCTTCTCCCGGAGACCTGACCCCAAAGCCAACATACCGACCAAAGCCATCACTGCATACCTGGACTCACCTGAG GATACACCTGCAAATGGCAAAGGCagccaagcagcagcagcagcagcagctccagacaaAGAGGAGGCAGCAGATAAAGAATCTGAATCTCCTTTGGTGGGGATGGAAAAAGATGGCGAGGGGGTGGGTGAGAAGATGAAGAGCACAGAGAGGATAGCTGGTGAAGATGAAGGTTTGGGCGAGAACGGGAGCAAAGACCTGTTTGTTTCTGATTGTGTGACTGCATCAGATGCCAAACCAGAAGGCGATTTaaagacagacatcagtgaAACATCAGCTGTTGAAACTGCggcaggagagaagaaagacatCAATCCATccaaagcagaaaatgaaaagactCTTACCAGTGAAGAGACAAAGTTGTCTAGCTCTGAGGGCAAAGCAGCTTCCCAGGAGACGGCCATGCCAGCGCTCCCTAAG GTTACCCAAGAGATGGTTAACGCACTGCTTGTGGAGTGCCGAACTAGAACCAGCGGTCATCCCAACAACACAGCCGCTTCCACCAATGGAGAGAAGGGGGAAACCCAAATGGATACAACAGAGCAGGGTGAAAAAgcaacagagacaaaagaggcGGCCAAGAACCCcatagaggaggaagaggcaaagaggcaagagagggagacaagaagggagagggagagaaaggacagggagaggagggcctgggagaagaaggagagggagcgGGATGAAAGAGccaggagggagagggagaagagggaggacgAACGAAGGGagtgggagaggaaagaaagggagagaaggcTGAGGAAGAGAGGATACGGTGAAGGTGCGCTAGGACTGAGGTCGTCCTCCAGGTTGGAGGGATATaagcagagctgctggaggGATGAACAGTCCAACAACTCAGACGCTGAGACCAAAACG GTgaaggcggaggaggaggaggaggaggaggaggccctTGATGAGTTCCCATTCAACATGAGTGACTTTGTGACAGTGGATGAAGTGGGAGATGTGACTGACCTCCCTTGCCCTCCTTCTCCCACTCCTcccacagagggaggggaggacacGCCCACATCTGTCCAAAACGATGCTCCAGGG GACACGCCCGTGGAGGTTTCCACAGACACAAGCATGTCAGACGCCACAGCAGCTGTGGTGAAAGCTGATGAGCCCATATCAGCAGAGTCTGAGCCCAGGACTGTGCCGACACCTGAGGCCTCAGACAGTTTGGTGTCATCAGATGTGACGCCTGGTCTGGTCCCCGCCCCTGCAGCATCCCCCTCACCAGCTTCACGATCTGACTCTTCCCCCAGCCAAACACATGTGCCGACATGTCAGCCGGAAGCACCGGAGACAG CCACTCTGGACTCTGCCACTCTGGACTCTGCCACCGAGGTCGAACCCCCTCTCCAGCCTGCCCCTTTAGCTTCAGCTGCGCCAGCTGACTCTTCCTCAAACAGCCCAGCTACAGTGGTAGTGACTGCAGAGAGTGAGGAAGATAAGAAAAAGGACACTGATGTCAGTCACAGTCAGgctacagaggaggagaaggtggtgGTGTCGGACAAAACAGAGGAACACGAGAAGAAGCaggaagacaaagacacaggaGCTCCTGCTGTGGTGACAG